The DNA sequence GTTCGCGTTTGATCGCGAGTCCGTACTGGGGTTCCTCAGCAAGGACGGTGAGGATGTTCTGCTGGAAGGCGGTCAACTTGGATGCGGTACGCTCCTCTCTGGCTGCTGTCGATTGTGCCTCAGACATCTTTTCGAGGAAGAGTGTCATCTATAATAACTGCTTGGGAATCGTTCGGGTTTCGGATAGAGCGATCACTGATGAAATGCGCTCATAACTGATGAGGTGCCAGTTTTGAGTGGGGTACGCGAATTCCGGCAGCCAGTAGTCTAGTTGTATTCACACGGGCGGCTCGCAAGCGTCTCATCGATTCATCTACACCCTCTCTGCGGGGTCTGGTGAGTGCGATTCGATGGATGGCATCGGTTCGATTGGTGGACGAAGATCCCACGGGTACATCTCGAACGAGAGGTCCTGAGTCTCGAGCGCGACCTTATAGAGGACCTCACAGCCACATATACACCGTCTGGGGTCATTGTCGAGGACGATCGCAGGCCCGATACGGGGGTGAATTTGCCTTCAGCACATCGTTTCAGCCAGTTCCTGATCGTTAAGGTCCCAGTAGTGCGCAATGTCTCCGAGAAGCGCATCGATCGTATCACAGTCGTAGCACCGGCAATTCTCGTGTGTTGCGTCATTGAGTGCGTGGACGATCAGTAGCCAGTCTTCGAACAGCCATTCGTCGGGAGTTCCAGCGGGCATACGTCTGGGTGGGCCTGTCTTCTGGTATAACGCTTGGAGGGTCTGGGTTGGTAGTCGAACGTGAGCAGTAATCGAGTGGAAGTACGCGTGGAAATCGGACCTTGGGGTAAAGGGCCGACAGCAATCTCTGTCGACGGCAGGTACTCCGTCGACAGACGTGATACGGAGTGGCGCGGTTTAACTCCAGTGTTTTATTTCAGTTGTGCCTTGTGCAACCGTAGTCTGCTAGATGATTGTTGCACAAGGTAAGAGCTTCTCTGTAGTGAGTGCTACTGGCTTGATTACGGATACTACCCCTCTCAGATAGAGCTGCGATTTCTTTGCTTTGAGCCTTCTGTCGAATAGACTCTCTGAGTAACGCGATAGTAGAAATACAGATAGACGGTGTCTTCGTTAGTAGAACGATTCGCTGACTGATGCAACGCCATATTCAGCTGTTGTTGACTGTTCGGCAACGACCTCACCATCTTGGAGAATTTGGATTGTGAGTTCATCACTTGAGTCGTCCTGCTTTTGGGCATTTGCTGATATGACCATTGGATCTCCGTCAATCTCGATTTCCTCAGTGCCACTGCCATCAACGGACCGCGACGATCCCTCGCTCCCGACCGCACCAGACCACTCACCGTCGTAATCCACACGGATACTAAACGATCCGTCTGTGCTCTCTGCTTGGTCCGACTCTTGGGTTGCCTCCTGTTGTTCGTCTTCTTGGTTTGTTTCTGAGTTATCCGTTTCTTGGCTCGTATCCTGTTCTTCAGCTTCTTCAGCGCTATCCGTCTCTTGACTAGTATCCTGCTCGTTGGCTTCTTCTTCAGCATTTTCTTCAGCCTCTTCCTCGAGTTCCTCGTCATCAGCAGGCCCGTCTGGTTCAGGGGCCGAATTGCCGGCCGTTGCCGAATCAGTACCAGTAGTAGTATCGTCAGCTGGCAATACAGCACCAATGATGCCTAACGCGACAAAGGCTATGACGAAAATCGCGATTGCGGAGACTACGCCGCCGCCGTTTGAAATGCCAGGAATGCCAGAGAGTTCATCAGCGATTCCATTTCGATTCGTGAAAACGACATAAGCCAGCACGAACGGGATCAGATAAATGAAAAAGAGGTATAGAAGACCCACAATAATATTCCGTATCGTACTTCCTGGCTTCATTCCTGGAACGTATTCTGTAAACGCCACAGATATTCAAAACGACTGTTACAGTTAAGGGTTGATATATGAGTAATTCTGTACTAATGTAAACTCTACAAATGATTTTGAGAGTTTATGTTCCAAGTGTGAAGCGTATTCTCTTTTGCATTCGCTGAGGAACAGCGACTCACCTTCCGTTGAATCAGAGCCAGTACTGTAACCTTGGAGGAATCGTCGGATCTTTTCATCGCTGTCTCTAACGCTTCGATCATGGACCGTGATATTGCAGGACAGGTGAGAGATGTGTGGGATACGTATCACGCGAATTTCTCGGACGTTGAATCCGTGAGTGCCGGCGGGTTTCCTCCAGATGAACTCGATACCGCTCGTAGAGAACGGATCCCGATTCTCCTCGAAACGCTGAGTGACTTCGTTGATGGGAATCTCGCACTTGGGGAATTCAAATCAGAAATAGATGGCCAGAACAAGCGACACCGCCTCTGGGGTTTCAAAGGAATGAATGGGATGATGTTTTTCAATATGCTCTATAACTCCTCGGGGGAAGCTCGCGAACAGGAGCTTGCCGAGTTACTCCGGACCGTCCTGCAGGAACCACAGGATGACTCCGAGATTGAAGCACAGATACGGACGCTTGAACAGTACGTCGAGGAATTGAGAGCGGACGTTGATAATCTTCGAAGTGCGCCGCGACTCGGTTCGATTCCGTACTTTCTCTCCTACTTTTGGCAGTTGCAGAATCCGGATACGCACCCGATCTACTACACCTCAATGCGGCGGGCACTGTCGGACTTAGCGATCTGGGAGCCAACAGAGGATCTTGCAGAGACGTACCTTCAGTTCCGCGCACTGAACGAACGAATGCGCGATATCCTTACTGAGTATACTGGCGAGGATATCCATCTCTGGGATATTGAACATGCCTTTTACTACTGGCAACACCGCGAAGAGGCGGAGGTGGAGGCGACTACGGAACCGGAGCCAACTAGTGAACCAGAGTCTGAGACGGTAGCTGTAGCCGAACCAGCCGAGACACTGCCGAGTAGTTATATCCCACCGATCGTCTCGATCCTCCCCGACTNNNNNNNNNNAGCAGAGCAAAACGGGACAACCGTTGAGTCATTGTTCGAGAATCGGCTTGCCGTATGTTTCCGGATTCTTGGCTACAATGTCGAGGATCTAGGGCAAGGAAGTGGACGTAATCCGGATAGGATCTTCACCTATCGGGGGAACGACAGCAGTTACGCGGTTATCTACGATGCCAAATCGAGTGCTGAGCCCTATCGATTACGGACGGACGCTGAGCGACAATTTGAAGACTACATCAATCAGCCTATTAGCGAGCTTCAACGGCGAGGCTTTGACAATATCTATTTCGCCGTTATCTCGGGGTCGTTCGTTGATGAGGCTCGTGAAGAAATTCGTGCGCTGAAGATCCGGACGCCGATTCGGGAAGTCCGGTTGCTTGAGGCTAACGCCGTTATTGAACTGCTTGAGAATTCGCTTCGAGATCCGGAGTTTCGGCTTGGTCCTGGTGGATATCAGGGTGTTGGGTTGCAGGACTTCTTTGTTGAGAGTGGGGTTCTTACTGAGGCCGACGTTCGGGAAGAACTTGGGTTGTAGAGAGCAGGTTTTTGTGGGTTGTGGCGACTGTCAGCTCTCCATCAATGACAGTGACACCGAATCGTTAATCACTCATGGATGAGACAAACGGTGCATACGCTCATTCGGATCTCATGTCCCGATCTGCTACCCCAACATAACGTGAGTTTGTTGCTGAGGAGTTCGAAACCCCTCCCGGCCCTGTGGGAATTGCTAGCCGATTATACCCATACTAAACTCGATCACAGTGATCGCACTGGCGGTGATCGAAAGTGGCCGTTCTGTTGCGATAAATCGCTTTTTCATTTTTTCGGCGAAATCGAATTCCCCGTTATCCGCATTCATACTTTCTCGTAATACTTCAATAGCTGTTTGAAGTATCCACCACGCTTCTTCCTCAGATTTGACTTCATTGAGATGGATTGCAACCCCCTCTGTTGCCTGGCTTGGATTAGATGTCAAAACAACGTATGCCGGTAGACGAGCGTGGTCTATATTATCAATATCGAAAATCAACTGTTTTTCTTCACGCTTGTCGCCCGTTCGGACGTACCATTCACCTACCCCTAGCTCATTACGAATTTGATCTCTGTCGATTTTATTTGCAGGATGTTCCGTATTCCTTTCCAGGCCCACTTCAACAATGTAACCCTTTCCTTTCGGTACTTCGGCAAGGGTGTTTACTGTAAGTGCCACTCTTCATTATTGGAGTACGACTAAATATAGGTTATTTCGTGCACCTCTAGAAATTCTCCTTGCATTCAATGGAACAATTTCTGTCTTAATGTGAACAAGAGCAGGCCGACTATGCGGATCTCTAAGCAGCTATTCGACGATTGACTTGAACCGGCTGCTGATCGAAGCCGAACCGATCAACAGATGCCTTGATCAATCGAAACACGGACTCGGACAGGTCAAAGACTGGCTTTAGAAGGACAACTTCGAAGCTAATCTCGGGATGGTGACCGACAGCCTGCCATGGATCTTCATCAAATATGGTCAGGACACATGACGACAGTGCTCATTACGGTGGAACACTTCATACATCGGTAAATGAACAACACAGATCGTTCTGACGATAACGAATCAGATGAGTCCCAAGAACCATCCGCTCCTGACGGAGACGGGGCAATTGACGCTGACGAGCTTCTCAATGAGATACAAGCCCGACGTGACGAACAGCGACAACAAGTATCCTACGAGTGGTGCGAAACCATTCGAGACGCGGGTGAACGTTATCGTGAACTCAACGACATTGATAGCGTTGTTGAGACTCTGTCACAACCCGAAGACGATATTCGGGAGGCACTTACAGTTTACCGATTAATTTTCGAAGAACCTCCGGGTATGGCAGCTTCGATCGCCACACGGACTAGTCGTGCTTTTTTCGCTATGGACGCAAATCCTGATGAGACAATCGGCCTAGGGGATCGAGATGATTCAATTGAGGATCTAGTTTGTGAGCATGTTGGCTCTATCTATCTTGAGTATGATCTTGACGAGAAACCAGTTGGTGATCCAGTGGATCAGACGGTACCGGAGCATCCGACCAATCTGGAAGCGTTTCGGGAGATGATAACGGAGACAAGGTCGATATCAACGGCTGCATCGGCAGTAGCTAGCATGGATGACTGGAATAAGAAGATCGTAGAGCAGATGCGGCCTTCGATTCAGACAATTGCAATGACTACAGCGACAGATAGTCTAAATAAAGTGCTTGCCCAGCAGCGCTCTCTATCGGACAAGACAATGGCGGCTGCATTTCGTCCATCGTTGATGTCTGAGCCGCTGCTTCGTTCTCAGACAAACTTGATTGATACAGCAATGGTATCGATGTTAGACCGGCGGCATGAGTTACTGCAGGCTGTGATGTCTCCTGTCTTCGAGCAACTCGCACAGCACCATAGAATGTTCACGAACACTGCTATACAGTCTATAGTCGACTCATTCGACGATATCGTGTTCCCGTCATCAGTGCTCGCCGATCTAGTCTCGATCCAGCCAGCGATTGATACCTCTACTCTATTCACAACGTCACCAATTGTTTCAGCAGCGGCAGCTTCTCAAGTAGAGTATTCAAGGGTGTCGTACCCATTTGCTTCAACGCCCGAATCTGACTTCACCGATTCCGATTCTGTGGACTCACCGGTTTCTTCTGATATATCGTCGATAGACGCGCCTGTGGAGCCGTCTACGGATGTAGAACTAGATTCTATGCCGGTAGAGGCCACGATTGATGCGACTCTTCCCAGCACTGGCATGGTCTCGTCGGAACTGATGTTCGAAATCCCTGTACTGCTGGTCGAATCAATACTGAGTGCAGGCGAGGCTAGAACTTGGTTCACTCAGTTGCCATACGACCATCAGATCACAGTGGTTAATTTTCTTTTAGTCTCAACTACGTTCTATGTGACCCAGAATGCATTGTTGACCACTCTTTCAGCGACTCTCTCACCAGCTGTTCGGCAAATGATATCTAAAGAAAATCATAGTAGGCGCTAAAGAACCCAATAGAACAATTGGAAGGGCCGACATCTGGAATCTTAAGATTACGAATGAGAAAGAGAATCATTATCTCGCCGCCTTTTGGTACAATTATGACATTCAAGACGGTTTGAAATCGTTTGAAGCGGGTTGCGTTTGGTGAGCTCTTGGTCACACGATGAACACCGTATAGGATCAGTCACACCGACTCCATTCCCGTATCCAATAGTAATGGTTCGGCTTATGCTACCGTCAGTTATGTTGAAATCAACTTCACCTCGCTCGTACTCGATTTCGGTCAGAGTGAGAGGTGTGACATTCACGTCAAGTGAGTGTCTTTCTCGGATTTCGCGTTGCCGCTCGGGAAATCCTCTGTCGCGACGTTCCCGTAGCTCGTTGAGCGTCTCGTCGAGTTCCTCATACTCCGATTTGAGTCCCTTCCGTTCCCGCAGCGCTTGGACGCGTGACTCCTCGTCTTCGGTGTTGATTTGCCCACTCAAATCGCTGATCTTCGACAACAAATTCGAGTGTTCTTTCTGTAGTTCCTGGATACGATGTTCTTGCAGCTGGCGGTAGTCTTCTACCTCTGAATCTGCAGCACGAGAGGCTTCTCGATGGATCTCATCGAGTCGGTCTTGTATACCGTCGAGGACCAGCTCACGAGCCAAATCAAGAAGTGGTTGCGCTTCTGCCTTCGTCAATTGTGCGTCGCCACCGGAGACTGCGTCGGACCCTATTGATGTCAGTTCGAGGAAAGAACCCTCCAATCTCGGCAGGTGTTCCTCTGACCGTGTATCCACAGCGACGGCGCGGAGGAACTCTTGTTGGTATTCACTGACGGTCTCGATGCCGAGACGAAAGAGAACCACAACGGCTGTGCGGTCGTAATACGGGGTGAACTGCGCGTTCTGTACTTCGACAGCACCGTTCTGGATCCACTCCGGAATCTTGACATCTGAGTCATCCTCTATCGATAGCTTGCCAGTAGGCGACCGTTCACCCGCCTCACGGAGTAGCCGCTGAAAGAACGCACTCTCCGGATGGATCCGTTTTGTACTATCATCTTCTTGGGTATTCCCCCCACGGATAAGTGTGTGTCTCCCGTGAGAGATCTCGGTGTCCGTTTCATCAGGAACCGAAACTACCCAGCAATCTTCGTTTCGCTCGATTGAACATCCAATTGAACGGAGATATCGTTCGGTAAACTGCTCTACCGCTGATTGCGTGACAGGAACTGCAGCGTCAATCATCGCTCGCCCCTAGATCGAAGCCTTCGAATACGCCGCTATTGAACTCCTCCAGTTTATCAGCGAGTTCACGTTGTTCCTGCAGGTCAACGGCCATCGCATCGAAGTCGTTCTCAAGATCGACTTCGGAATTAGCGTTCACCAGCCGTTCGAAGATCTCGTCTTCAAAGCTCGTCCCGGACTCCTCTAACCGGCTTAGAATTGAGCTTAGCTCCCCAACACTCTGCTGGAACAGGTCGATCTTGTGGTACAGTCGTTCCAGTACATACTCCTCGACTGTATTTTTCAGTGCCATATTGAAGACGAACACGTCTCGCTTCTGCCCGATTCGGTGTATACGCCCGATACGCTGTTCCACACGCATTGGATTCCATGGAAGGTCTAAATTAACCAATATATTACAAAATTGTAAGTTCCTGCCTTCGCTCATCGCGTCGGTTGAAACGAGGATTCCTCCTTCTTCCTCGAAGTCTCTCACTATCTGTTCCTTCTCGCTGCTGGAGTGGCCACCGTGAAACGCATGTACTGTGTACCCCTCAGAGGCGAGTCGGTGGAGAATCTGTCGCTGGGTTGCCCGGAACTGGGTAAAGACAATGACTCTTCCCATCTCGACATTGTCGCGGGCCTCTTCGACGATGTCCAGCAGTCGCTCCTGTTTGGTTACTATATCGATTTTGTCGATCAGATTTAGAATGGACTCCAGTTCGTCCGCGTGCGTAAGCTCGGACTGTTCATAGAGTCGCTTTTCGATGGTTTGCTTGAGTGCGACCGGGCTGCTGACAACTTCTTTTTGGAGGAGCATCAATACGAGCTTCTGGCCCTGGTCTTGGCTGTAGGCACCTTTGACGTAGTTAGAGACCGCCTGATAGAGTTCGCGTTCCTTTGAGGTGGGTTCGAACGTCCGTGTGTCGATGGTTCGATCCGTGAAATCGATGTTCGTGTCCTCTCGCCGATTTCGGATCATCACCTTATTCAACCGATCTTGTAGCTCGTTTCTGTTCACCAGCGTTTCCTGATTGCTGTTCACGAAGTAATGGTGGAAGACATCGCGTGTGCCAAACAGTCCAGGGCGGAGTAGCGAGACAACGTTGTACAGGTCCGTCAGTTCGTTCTGGATCGGTGTCGCCGTCAAGAAGAACGCGTAGTTGTAGGAGAGCCGGTCGACCAGGTCGTAGCGGTCCGTCTCTTCATTCTTCACGTAATGGGCCTCATCGAGGACCAGAACGTCCCAGTCGCGGTCGAGGACCATCTGACGGTGTCTTTCGTTTTTCGCAGTGTCAATGCTCGCAATGATGTAGTCGTGGGTGTCGAAGTCCTCAAATTCGTCGTCGTAGTTGCAGATGAAGTCGAGTCCGAATTTTTCACGGAGCTCTGCCTGCCACTGTTTGGCCAGCTGTGCAGGAGTGAGGATGAGGACGGATTCGTCCGTTTCACGGAAGTGCATCTCTTTGAGAATCATCCCGACCTCTATGGTCTTCCCGAGCCCGACCTCGTCTGCGAGGAGGGCCTTCCCGTCCATCTCGAAGAGGGCACGGTAGGCCGCATCCACCTGGTGTTCGAGTAGCTTGACGGAGTTTTCGTCCAGCTCTTTCAACGACCGGAGTTCGGAATCCGGTTGGCCGGCTTGGAGACGGACAGCCTGGATACTCTGTAGATGGTCTCCTTCGGTACCGTCCTCGGACAACGAATCGAGAAGATCGTCAGCAGATTCGTGTGTGACCTCAACATCCACGAGGTCGTACCCGCTCATACGTTCGTAGAAACAGGTGTGCGTGAAATACGTTTTGTGACCGACAACCGTCGATCAGCACGCAGTACTGTTGTTGCGCCTCGGGCTGTGTTCACGGAACCATAGTGTTTATTGGGTGCCACTGAGGTGTGTTTAAGTATCAAAATGGCACAGATGGGATCCTTATCGAACACTCTCGAAGACACGGTGACCCTCAGCCGCGAGCTTCGGGAAGAAGGGCAGATCGACGGGCAGGTAAAACTCTACAACGTTGACGACGACGGCGAATTCGAGTCTGACGCAGAACTCTTCTTCGAGCGGACACTGATGACGCAGGGTCTTCAAGAGGCACTCTCAATCCTCCGTGATTCGTTAACTGGCGATGAC is a window from the Halalkalicoccus subterraneus genome containing:
- a CDS encoding DEAD/DEAH box helicase; translated protein: MSGYDLVDVEVTHESADDLLDSLSEDGTEGDHLQSIQAVRLQAGQPDSELRSLKELDENSVKLLEHQVDAAYRALFEMDGKALLADEVGLGKTIEVGMILKEMHFRETDESVLILTPAQLAKQWQAELREKFGLDFICNYDDEFEDFDTHDYIIASIDTAKNERHRQMVLDRDWDVLVLDEAHYVKNEETDRYDLVDRLSYNYAFFLTATPIQNELTDLYNVVSLLRPGLFGTRDVFHHYFVNSNQETLVNRNELQDRLNKVMIRNRREDTNIDFTDRTIDTRTFEPTSKERELYQAVSNYVKGAYSQDQGQKLVLMLLQKEVVSSPVALKQTIEKRLYEQSELTHADELESILNLIDKIDIVTKQERLLDIVEEARDNVEMGRVIVFTQFRATQRQILHRLASEGYTVHAFHGGHSSSEKEQIVRDFEEEGGILVSTDAMSEGRNLQFCNILVNLDLPWNPMRVEQRIGRIHRIGQKRDVFVFNMALKNTVEEYVLERLYHKIDLFQQSVGELSSILSRLEESGTSFEDEIFERLVNANSEVDLENDFDAMAVDLQEQRELADKLEEFNSGVFEGFDLGASDD